The Pygocentrus nattereri isolate fPygNat1 chromosome 2, fPygNat1.pri, whole genome shotgun sequence genome has a window encoding:
- the LOC108430781 gene encoding heterogeneous nuclear ribonucleoprotein C-like isoform X6, with protein MDRSPTSSLLMASSNVTNKTDPRSLNSRVFIGNLNTMLVTKADVEAIFSKYGKIVGCSVHKGYAFVQYANERNARSAVAGEDGRMIVGQVLDINLAGEPKPHRSKTTKRPAGDISTFELDYDFQRDYYDRMYAYPSRVPPPPPPLSRAVIPSKRARVSLSGGSRRTKSSFSSSSKSSQRSSSRAIKVDDLQTIKRELAQIKHKVDYLLESLDRMEKDHSKKSEVKVVKAEGGEASSQQHSSAKKEREREEQEINDSEEEGDLLEEEEVKSHGGENEEEEGEEEEEGEHEEGEDDGDSVNGDDP; from the exons ATGGA CCGTTCCCCGACCAGCAGCCTCCTGATGGCGAGCAGCAATGTGACCAACAAGACGGACCCCCGCTCCCTGAACTCGCGGGTCTTCATCGGTAACCTGAACACCATGCTGGTGACCAAGGCTGATGTGGAGGCCATCTTCAGCAAGTACGGGAAGATCGTGGGCTGCTCCGTGCACAAGGGCTACGCCTTCGTCCAGTACGCCAACGAGAGGAACGCCAGGAGCGCCGTGGCCGGAGAGGACGGACGCATGATCGTGGGACAGGTGCTGG ACATTAACTTGGCAGGTGAACCCAAACCTCACAGGTCGAAGACGACGAAGCGCCCAGCGGGAGACAT TTCCACCTTTGAGCTTGACTACGATTTCCAAAGAGACTACTACGACAG GATGTATGCCTATCCCTCCCGCGTCCCCCcgccccctccccctctctcacggGCCGTTATCCCGTCCAAACGTGCACGGGTCAGCTTGAGTGGAGGAAGCCGCCGAACCAAGTCCAGCTTCTCGTCTTCATCCAAAAGCAGCCAGCGCTCCTCTTCACGAGCCA TTAAGGTAGATGACCTCCAGACCATCAAGAGGGAGCTAGCTCAGATCAAGCACAAAGTGGACTATCTCCTGGAAAGCCTTGACCGCATGGAGAAAGATCACAGCAAGAAGTCAG AAGTGAAGGTGGTGAAGGCAGAAGGTGGTGAAGCTTCCTCCCAGCAGCACTCCAGCGCCAagaaggagcgagagagggaggagcAGGAGATAAACGACTCTGAGGAGGAGGGAgacctgctggaggaggaggag GTGAAGAGTCACGGAGGAGAGaatgaagaagaggaaggagaagaggaagaagagggagAGCACGAGGAAGGGGAAGACGACGGAGACAGCGTCAACGGAGACGACCCATAG
- the LOC108430781 gene encoding heterogeneous nuclear ribonucleoprotein C-like isoform X3, whose translation MDRSPTSSLLMASSNVTNKTDPRSLNSRVFIGNLNTMLVTKADVEAIFSKYGKIVGCSVHKGYAFVQYANERNARSAVAGEDGRMIVGQVLDINLAGEPKPHRSKTTKRPAGDMYGSSTFELDYDFQRDYYDRMYAYPSRVPPPPPPLSRAVIPSKRARVSLSGGSRRTKSSFSSSSKSSQRSSSRAIKVDDLQTIKRELAQIKHKVDYLLESLDRMEKDHSKKSVKVVKAEGGEASSQQHSSAKKEREREEQEINDSEEEGDLLEEEEVKSHGGENEEEEGEEEEEGEHEEGEDDGDSVNGDDP comes from the exons ATGGA CCGTTCCCCGACCAGCAGCCTCCTGATGGCGAGCAGCAATGTGACCAACAAGACGGACCCCCGCTCCCTGAACTCGCGGGTCTTCATCGGTAACCTGAACACCATGCTGGTGACCAAGGCTGATGTGGAGGCCATCTTCAGCAAGTACGGGAAGATCGTGGGCTGCTCCGTGCACAAGGGCTACGCCTTCGTCCAGTACGCCAACGAGAGGAACGCCAGGAGCGCCGTGGCCGGAGAGGACGGACGCATGATCGTGGGACAGGTGCTGG ACATTAACTTGGCAGGTGAACCCAAACCTCACAGGTCGAAGACGACGAAGCGCCCAGCGGGAGACATGTACGG CAGTTCCACCTTTGAGCTTGACTACGATTTCCAAAGAGACTACTACGACAG GATGTATGCCTATCCCTCCCGCGTCCCCCcgccccctccccctctctcacggGCCGTTATCCCGTCCAAACGTGCACGGGTCAGCTTGAGTGGAGGAAGCCGCCGAACCAAGTCCAGCTTCTCGTCTTCATCCAAAAGCAGCCAGCGCTCCTCTTCACGAGCCA TTAAGGTAGATGACCTCCAGACCATCAAGAGGGAGCTAGCTCAGATCAAGCACAAAGTGGACTATCTCCTGGAAAGCCTTGACCGCATGGAGAAAGATCACAGCAAGAAGTCAG TGAAGGTGGTGAAGGCAGAAGGTGGTGAAGCTTCCTCCCAGCAGCACTCCAGCGCCAagaaggagcgagagagggaggagcAGGAGATAAACGACTCTGAGGAGGAGGGAgacctgctggaggaggaggag GTGAAGAGTCACGGAGGAGAGaatgaagaagaggaaggagaagaggaagaagagggagAGCACGAGGAAGGGGAAGACGACGGAGACAGCGTCAACGGAGACGACCCATAG
- the LOC108430781 gene encoding heterogeneous nuclear ribonucleoprotein C-like isoform X4 yields MDRSPTSSLLMASSNVTNKTDPRSLNSRVFIGNLNTMLVTKADVEAIFSKYGKIVGCSVHKGYAFVQYANERNARSAVAGEDGRMIVGQVLDINLAGEPKPHRSKTTKRPAGDISSTFELDYDFQRDYYDRMYAYPSRVPPPPPPLSRAVIPSKRARVSLSGGSRRTKSSFSSSSKSSQRSSSRAIKVDDLQTIKRELAQIKHKVDYLLESLDRMEKDHSKKSEVKVVKAEGGEASSQQHSSAKKEREREEQEINDSEEEGDLLEEEEVKSHGGENEEEEGEEEEEGEHEEGEDDGDSVNGDDP; encoded by the exons ATGGA CCGTTCCCCGACCAGCAGCCTCCTGATGGCGAGCAGCAATGTGACCAACAAGACGGACCCCCGCTCCCTGAACTCGCGGGTCTTCATCGGTAACCTGAACACCATGCTGGTGACCAAGGCTGATGTGGAGGCCATCTTCAGCAAGTACGGGAAGATCGTGGGCTGCTCCGTGCACAAGGGCTACGCCTTCGTCCAGTACGCCAACGAGAGGAACGCCAGGAGCGCCGTGGCCGGAGAGGACGGACGCATGATCGTGGGACAGGTGCTGG ACATTAACTTGGCAGGTGAACCCAAACCTCACAGGTCGAAGACGACGAAGCGCCCAGCGGGAGACAT CAGTTCCACCTTTGAGCTTGACTACGATTTCCAAAGAGACTACTACGACAG GATGTATGCCTATCCCTCCCGCGTCCCCCcgccccctccccctctctcacggGCCGTTATCCCGTCCAAACGTGCACGGGTCAGCTTGAGTGGAGGAAGCCGCCGAACCAAGTCCAGCTTCTCGTCTTCATCCAAAAGCAGCCAGCGCTCCTCTTCACGAGCCA TTAAGGTAGATGACCTCCAGACCATCAAGAGGGAGCTAGCTCAGATCAAGCACAAAGTGGACTATCTCCTGGAAAGCCTTGACCGCATGGAGAAAGATCACAGCAAGAAGTCAG AAGTGAAGGTGGTGAAGGCAGAAGGTGGTGAAGCTTCCTCCCAGCAGCACTCCAGCGCCAagaaggagcgagagagggaggagcAGGAGATAAACGACTCTGAGGAGGAGGGAgacctgctggaggaggaggag GTGAAGAGTCACGGAGGAGAGaatgaagaagaggaaggagaagaggaagaagagggagAGCACGAGGAAGGGGAAGACGACGGAGACAGCGTCAACGGAGACGACCCATAG
- the LOC108430781 gene encoding heterogeneous nuclear ribonucleoprotein C-like isoform X2: protein MDRSPTSSLLMASSNVTNKTDPRSLNSRVFIGNLNTMLVTKADVEAIFSKYGKIVGCSVHKGYAFVQYANERNARSAVAGEDGRMIVGQVLDINLAGEPKPHRSKTTKRPAGDMYGSTFELDYDFQRDYYDRMYAYPSRVPPPPPPLSRAVIPSKRARVSLSGGSRRTKSSFSSSSKSSQRSSSRAIKVDDLQTIKRELAQIKHKVDYLLESLDRMEKDHSKKSEVKVVKAEGGEASSQQHSSAKKEREREEQEINDSEEEGDLLEEEEVKSHGGENEEEEGEEEEEGEHEEGEDDGDSVNGDDP from the exons ATGGA CCGTTCCCCGACCAGCAGCCTCCTGATGGCGAGCAGCAATGTGACCAACAAGACGGACCCCCGCTCCCTGAACTCGCGGGTCTTCATCGGTAACCTGAACACCATGCTGGTGACCAAGGCTGATGTGGAGGCCATCTTCAGCAAGTACGGGAAGATCGTGGGCTGCTCCGTGCACAAGGGCTACGCCTTCGTCCAGTACGCCAACGAGAGGAACGCCAGGAGCGCCGTGGCCGGAGAGGACGGACGCATGATCGTGGGACAGGTGCTGG ACATTAACTTGGCAGGTGAACCCAAACCTCACAGGTCGAAGACGACGAAGCGCCCAGCGGGAGACATGTACGG TTCCACCTTTGAGCTTGACTACGATTTCCAAAGAGACTACTACGACAG GATGTATGCCTATCCCTCCCGCGTCCCCCcgccccctccccctctctcacggGCCGTTATCCCGTCCAAACGTGCACGGGTCAGCTTGAGTGGAGGAAGCCGCCGAACCAAGTCCAGCTTCTCGTCTTCATCCAAAAGCAGCCAGCGCTCCTCTTCACGAGCCA TTAAGGTAGATGACCTCCAGACCATCAAGAGGGAGCTAGCTCAGATCAAGCACAAAGTGGACTATCTCCTGGAAAGCCTTGACCGCATGGAGAAAGATCACAGCAAGAAGTCAG AAGTGAAGGTGGTGAAGGCAGAAGGTGGTGAAGCTTCCTCCCAGCAGCACTCCAGCGCCAagaaggagcgagagagggaggagcAGGAGATAAACGACTCTGAGGAGGAGGGAgacctgctggaggaggaggag GTGAAGAGTCACGGAGGAGAGaatgaagaagaggaaggagaagaggaagaagagggagAGCACGAGGAAGGGGAAGACGACGGAGACAGCGTCAACGGAGACGACCCATAG
- the LOC108430781 gene encoding heterogeneous nuclear ribonucleoprotein C-like isoform X5: protein MDRSPTSSLLMASSNVTNKTDPRSLNSRVFIGNLNTMLVTKADVEAIFSKYGKIVGCSVHKGYAFVQYANERNARSAVAGEDGRMIVGQVLDINLAGEPKPHRSKTTKRPAGDMYGSTFELDYDFQRDYYDRMYAYPSRVPPPPPPLSRAVIPSKRARVSLSGGSRRTKSSFSSSSKSSQRSSSRAIKVDDLQTIKRELAQIKHKVDYLLESLDRMEKDHSKKSVKVVKAEGGEASSQQHSSAKKEREREEQEINDSEEEGDLLEEEEVKSHGGENEEEEGEEEEEGEHEEGEDDGDSVNGDDP, encoded by the exons ATGGA CCGTTCCCCGACCAGCAGCCTCCTGATGGCGAGCAGCAATGTGACCAACAAGACGGACCCCCGCTCCCTGAACTCGCGGGTCTTCATCGGTAACCTGAACACCATGCTGGTGACCAAGGCTGATGTGGAGGCCATCTTCAGCAAGTACGGGAAGATCGTGGGCTGCTCCGTGCACAAGGGCTACGCCTTCGTCCAGTACGCCAACGAGAGGAACGCCAGGAGCGCCGTGGCCGGAGAGGACGGACGCATGATCGTGGGACAGGTGCTGG ACATTAACTTGGCAGGTGAACCCAAACCTCACAGGTCGAAGACGACGAAGCGCCCAGCGGGAGACATGTACGG TTCCACCTTTGAGCTTGACTACGATTTCCAAAGAGACTACTACGACAG GATGTATGCCTATCCCTCCCGCGTCCCCCcgccccctccccctctctcacggGCCGTTATCCCGTCCAAACGTGCACGGGTCAGCTTGAGTGGAGGAAGCCGCCGAACCAAGTCCAGCTTCTCGTCTTCATCCAAAAGCAGCCAGCGCTCCTCTTCACGAGCCA TTAAGGTAGATGACCTCCAGACCATCAAGAGGGAGCTAGCTCAGATCAAGCACAAAGTGGACTATCTCCTGGAAAGCCTTGACCGCATGGAGAAAGATCACAGCAAGAAGTCAG TGAAGGTGGTGAAGGCAGAAGGTGGTGAAGCTTCCTCCCAGCAGCACTCCAGCGCCAagaaggagcgagagagggaggagcAGGAGATAAACGACTCTGAGGAGGAGGGAgacctgctggaggaggaggag GTGAAGAGTCACGGAGGAGAGaatgaagaagaggaaggagaagaggaagaagagggagAGCACGAGGAAGGGGAAGACGACGGAGACAGCGTCAACGGAGACGACCCATAG
- the LOC108430781 gene encoding heterogeneous nuclear ribonucleoprotein C-like isoform X1 — MDRSPTSSLLMASSNVTNKTDPRSLNSRVFIGNLNTMLVTKADVEAIFSKYGKIVGCSVHKGYAFVQYANERNARSAVAGEDGRMIVGQVLDINLAGEPKPHRSKTTKRPAGDMYGSSTFELDYDFQRDYYDRMYAYPSRVPPPPPPLSRAVIPSKRARVSLSGGSRRTKSSFSSSSKSSQRSSSRAIKVDDLQTIKRELAQIKHKVDYLLESLDRMEKDHSKKSEVKVVKAEGGEASSQQHSSAKKEREREEQEINDSEEEGDLLEEEEVKSHGGENEEEEGEEEEEGEHEEGEDDGDSVNGDDP; from the exons ATGGA CCGTTCCCCGACCAGCAGCCTCCTGATGGCGAGCAGCAATGTGACCAACAAGACGGACCCCCGCTCCCTGAACTCGCGGGTCTTCATCGGTAACCTGAACACCATGCTGGTGACCAAGGCTGATGTGGAGGCCATCTTCAGCAAGTACGGGAAGATCGTGGGCTGCTCCGTGCACAAGGGCTACGCCTTCGTCCAGTACGCCAACGAGAGGAACGCCAGGAGCGCCGTGGCCGGAGAGGACGGACGCATGATCGTGGGACAGGTGCTGG ACATTAACTTGGCAGGTGAACCCAAACCTCACAGGTCGAAGACGACGAAGCGCCCAGCGGGAGACATGTACGG CAGTTCCACCTTTGAGCTTGACTACGATTTCCAAAGAGACTACTACGACAG GATGTATGCCTATCCCTCCCGCGTCCCCCcgccccctccccctctctcacggGCCGTTATCCCGTCCAAACGTGCACGGGTCAGCTTGAGTGGAGGAAGCCGCCGAACCAAGTCCAGCTTCTCGTCTTCATCCAAAAGCAGCCAGCGCTCCTCTTCACGAGCCA TTAAGGTAGATGACCTCCAGACCATCAAGAGGGAGCTAGCTCAGATCAAGCACAAAGTGGACTATCTCCTGGAAAGCCTTGACCGCATGGAGAAAGATCACAGCAAGAAGTCAG AAGTGAAGGTGGTGAAGGCAGAAGGTGGTGAAGCTTCCTCCCAGCAGCACTCCAGCGCCAagaaggagcgagagagggaggagcAGGAGATAAACGACTCTGAGGAGGAGGGAgacctgctggaggaggaggag GTGAAGAGTCACGGAGGAGAGaatgaagaagaggaaggagaagaggaagaagagggagAGCACGAGGAAGGGGAAGACGACGGAGACAGCGTCAACGGAGACGACCCATAG
- the LOC108430781 gene encoding heterogeneous nuclear ribonucleoprotein C-like isoform X7 — MASSNVTNKTDPRSLNSRVFIGNLNTMLVTKADVEAIFSKYGKIVGCSVHKGYAFVQYANERNARSAVAGEDGRMIVGQVLDINLAGEPKPHRSKTTKRPAGDMYGSSTFELDYDFQRDYYDRMYAYPSRVPPPPPPLSRAVIPSKRARVSLSGGSRRTKSSFSSSSKSSQRSSSRAIKVDDLQTIKRELAQIKHKVDYLLESLDRMEKDHSKKSEVKVVKAEGGEASSQQHSSAKKEREREEQEINDSEEEGDLLEEEEVKSHGGENEEEEGEEEEEGEHEEGEDDGDSVNGDDP, encoded by the exons ATGGCGAGCAGCAATGTGACCAACAAGACGGACCCCCGCTCCCTGAACTCGCGGGTCTTCATCGGTAACCTGAACACCATGCTGGTGACCAAGGCTGATGTGGAGGCCATCTTCAGCAAGTACGGGAAGATCGTGGGCTGCTCCGTGCACAAGGGCTACGCCTTCGTCCAGTACGCCAACGAGAGGAACGCCAGGAGCGCCGTGGCCGGAGAGGACGGACGCATGATCGTGGGACAGGTGCTGG ACATTAACTTGGCAGGTGAACCCAAACCTCACAGGTCGAAGACGACGAAGCGCCCAGCGGGAGACATGTACGG CAGTTCCACCTTTGAGCTTGACTACGATTTCCAAAGAGACTACTACGACAG GATGTATGCCTATCCCTCCCGCGTCCCCCcgccccctccccctctctcacggGCCGTTATCCCGTCCAAACGTGCACGGGTCAGCTTGAGTGGAGGAAGCCGCCGAACCAAGTCCAGCTTCTCGTCTTCATCCAAAAGCAGCCAGCGCTCCTCTTCACGAGCCA TTAAGGTAGATGACCTCCAGACCATCAAGAGGGAGCTAGCTCAGATCAAGCACAAAGTGGACTATCTCCTGGAAAGCCTTGACCGCATGGAGAAAGATCACAGCAAGAAGTCAG AAGTGAAGGTGGTGAAGGCAGAAGGTGGTGAAGCTTCCTCCCAGCAGCACTCCAGCGCCAagaaggagcgagagagggaggagcAGGAGATAAACGACTCTGAGGAGGAGGGAgacctgctggaggaggaggag GTGAAGAGTCACGGAGGAGAGaatgaagaagaggaaggagaagaggaagaagagggagAGCACGAGGAAGGGGAAGACGACGGAGACAGCGTCAACGGAGACGACCCATAG
- the LOC108430717 gene encoding complement factor H-related protein 2-like — protein MVKTATAVLSALLLCVGGALAQDFMSPNVNIMEELGKLKNMEERLRTMEGMMQNQRVLVEQLQKENGALKTTVETMQATLESLQSFKAALCGDYPAVENANVTEVLGGLILKVSCAALYKLVGPEEVMCVKGKWSDLPACKAPCRLDQSKFRSPQREYMQHGEISTFMCSSSFLRVHIKCEDGRAYYKGCGNHDW, from the exons ATGGTGAAGACGGCGACTGCTGTACTGTCGgcactgctgctgtgtgtggGGGGCGCACTGGCGCAGGACTTCATGTCGCCGAACGTGAACATTATGGAAGAACTGGGGAAACTGAAGAACATGGAAGAACGACTGAGAACCATGGAAGGAATGATGCAGAACCAGAGGGTCTTGGTGGAGCAACTGCAGAAGGAGAATGGAG CCCTGAAGACGACGGTGGAAACGATGCAGGCTACACTGGAATCACTGCAGAGCTTTAAAGCAG CTCTCTGTGGAGATTATCCCGCTGTTGAAAATGCCAATGTTACGGAGGTTCTAGGTGGGCTGATATTAAAAGTGAGCTGTGCTGCACTTTACAAACTCGTCGGACCAGAAGAAGTAATGTGTGTTAAAGGGAAATGGTCAGATCTTCCTGCTTGTAAAG CTCCATGTAGACTGGATCAGTCAAAGTTTCGTTCTCCGCAAAGAGAGTACATGCAGCACGGAGAAATAAGCACCTTCATGtgttcttcctcttttctcagAGTGCACATCAAATGTGAGGACGGAAGAGCGTACTACAAAGGAT gtGGTAATCACGACTGG TGA